The genomic window GGTTCATCGCTTTGGAGTAAGTGCCATGACGATCAGTAAATGGAAACAAGAGTTTTTAAATGGCAGCAGCAAGGTTTTTGAGGGAGCTGGATCAGCTGAAAAAGAGGACAGTGAGGAGGAAATTCAAAAACTACATGCTACGATCGGCCGCCTGACCGTCGAACGGGATTTTTTAGCAGATGCCTGCAAGAGAGCCGGTCTAAAAAAGAAATGAGACAACTTGTAAATCCCAGGCATAAAGAGCTCAGCGTTCGTTCACAAACGGAATTATTGGAAATACCAAGAAGTACACTGTATTACAAACCGATAGGAGAAAGTCCTGAAAATTTGGAAATAATGCAAAAGATGGATAAGCACCATATTGAACATCCCACTTGTGGCGTGTTGGGGATGCAGGATATGCTTCGTTTAAATGGATTTCAGATAAACCACAAACGAATCCGACGATTGATGCGCTTGATGAATATCCGGGTCAAATATCCTCAAAAAAGCTTGAGTAATCCGGGTGCCCGCAAGTACATCCTCCCTTATCTGCTTCGAGGTCTTGACATTGTAAAGACGAATCAGGTATGGTCCATAGATATCAGTTACATTCCAATGAAACAGGGATTTATGTATCTAACAGCTATCATGGATGTGCGAAGTCGCTACATTGTGGGCTGGAGCTTGTCAAATACGCTTGAGAAAAGTGTTTGCCTGGATCTGGTTGAAGAGTCGATCAGAAAATATGGTGCACCCGAAATCATCAACTCGGATCAAGGTGTTCAGTTCACCAATCCGTCCTGGATCCAAACGCTTAAAGAAAAAGGCGTTAAAATCAGCATGGATGGAAAAGGACGTGCCAAGGATAATATCTGGATTGAACGATTTTGGCGCACGATCAAACAAGAGTATGTATATTTGAATCCGTGTGATGACGGACTGGAGCTTTATAAAGGAATCAGGAAATATATGCAATATTACAACTACAACCGGGCGCATCAGGGGATAGGAAGACAAATTCCCGGTGTGGTGTATAAAACGGTTGCCTGAGCGTTCTTTTCTTTTAAATGCAAAGAAAAGGTATGCTCCGATTCTTGAAAGGCTAAAATGAACAACCCTTCGCTAAAGCTACGGGCTGGCCTTGCATGAATCTACTCATACCTTAAAAAAGCATTGAAAAGAAAAAAACGAATAAAAATATTAAAAGGCCTTCATATAGGTAAAAGGCTGATCAAGTGGTCGAAAAAGAGGGAGTACTATATAGACTCGTAGAATTTCTCTTTATTTTGAAAACTTATCCTGGAAATAAATTGCAAAAGGCTATTATCCTTACAATTATTGAGAATTGGGTCAATAAATACCTGATTGTTGACTACATCGTATTCCCATATTATGGAATTACCAGTATTAATAGCAACCTGCAGTTTAGTAAAACTATCTTCCAGTATGGCATGTTGCTGGTGATGCAACGTATCATCCACAATCACTACAAAATAGCCCTTAATGGTTTGATGTTTTGTGTATAAAGGGATCCCTCTAACAGATAAGTATTTTATACAATCTTTGTATATAGAAGAGTAAGTGATTTTCGAAAAATCGTATGTTATCAATACATTGAAAGCGTTGCCTTTATAAACCTCCTGTAAAATTTCATCGGAAACATTCGGATCATTAAAGTTGTTAAAGTCC from Macellibacteroides fermentans includes these protein-coding regions:
- a CDS encoding PAS domain-containing protein, translated to MDSIIGNFSDQLVIEDLIDIIGDEEIYRMAKFKKIFDLLPCGVEVLDEKGVVVVCNKADREIFGVNEDAFEDFNNFNDPNVSDEILQEVYKGNAFNVLITYDFSKITYSSIYKDCIKYLSVRGIPLYTKHQTIKGYFVVIVDDTLHHQQHAILEDSFTKLQVAINTGNSIIWEYDVVNNQVFIDPILNNCKDNSLLQFISRISFQNKEKFYESI
- a CDS encoding IS3 family transposase is translated as MRQLVNPRHKELSVRSQTELLEIPRSTLYYKPIGESPENLEIMQKMDKHHIEHPTCGVLGMQDMLRLNGFQINHKRIRRLMRLMNIRVKYPQKSLSNPGARKYILPYLLRGLDIVKTNQVWSIDISYIPMKQGFMYLTAIMDVRSRYIVGWSLSNTLEKSVCLDLVEESIRKYGAPEIINSDQGVQFTNPSWIQTLKEKGVKISMDGKGRAKDNIWIERFWRTIKQEYVYLNPCDDGLELYKGIRKYMQYYNYNRAHQGIGRQIPGVVYKTVA
- a CDS encoding transposase encodes the protein MGKRTHYTAEFKAKVAIAALKEQETLSELVHRFGVSAMTISKWKQEFLNGSSKVFEGAGSAEKEDSEEEIQKLHATIGRLTVERDFLADACKRAGLKKK